One window of the Colletotrichum lupini chromosome 9, complete sequence genome contains the following:
- a CDS encoding NmrA-like family protein: MVPTKKVLVLGATGKQGAAVVDALLDLPSSSPTLEILALTRSPESAKIKSLIETAKAKGVTVTPVKGDLKDSPAPVFEAHPRVDTVFVVTTIGNEDAIGKAWVDAAIDKGEASQIVLTSVDRGGEDKSWVNPTDVPHFLQKHAIEVYLRDRADELEKNGRKFRWTILRPTAFLDNTNPGMFGKLVSVRDIGLFAAKAVGNPEQWDRRAVSLAGDSITYAQARETFKRVVGSDMPQTYTIFGQGMLWAIADVGKMFEFFRTEGYGADIQVLRKEEPRLQTFEAWLKESSGWKNEMSGL, from the exons ATGGTTCCCACCAAAAAGGTCCTCGTCCTAGGCGCAACAGGCAAGCAAGGCGCTGCCGTCGTCGACGCTCTCCTCGACCTCCCATCCAGCTCACCAACCCTCGAGATCCTCGCCCTTACACGAAGCCCCGAGTCCGCAAAGATCAAGTCCCTCATCGAGACGGCAAAGGCCAAGGGCGTCACTGTCACGCCCGTCAAGGGAGACCTCAAGGACTCCCCAGCGCCAGTCTTCGAAGCCCACCCACGCGTCGACACAGTCTTCGTCGTGACTACCATCGGTAATGAGGACGCCATCGGAAAGGCCTGGGTTGATGCCGCCATCGACAAGGGAGAAGCCTCGCAGATCGTGCTGACGTCTGTTGACCGTGGTGGCGAGGATAAGTCATGGGTGAACCCGACCGATGTACCGCACTTCTTGCAAAAGCACGCCATAGAAGTGTATCTCCGTGATCGTGCAGACGAGCTTGAGAAGAATGGCAGAAAGTTTCGCTGGACCATCCTGCGCCCGACGGCGTTCTTGGATAACACCAACCCGGGCATGTTTGGCAAG CTCGTCTCGGTGCGGGATATCGGACTCTTTGCGGCCAAGGCTGTTGGGAATCCTGAGCAGTGGGATCGGAGAGCTGTGTCGCTTGCAGGCGACAGTATCACTTACGCCCAGGCGAGAGAGACTTTCAAGAGAGTAGTCGGCAGCGATATGCCGCAGACGTACACCATCTTTGGTCAGGGCATGCTCTGGGCTATCGCCGATGTAGGCAAGATGTTTGAGTTCTTTAGAACTGAAGGTTATGGGGCGGATATTCAAGTTCTGCGGAAGGAGGAGCCACGTTTACAGACTTTTGAGGCTTGGCTGAAGGAGAGTAGTGGGTGGAAGAACGAGATGAGCGGTCTTTGA
- a CDS encoding carboxymethylenebutenolidase — MYADISKPPAPLPQSELQTIGSGISTLSPLSRRGVGPGLILLVPSVDNALAIEEGAPALPLKWAEEGYTVIAIQPTAFESGARETLDLAIQTFRNSDKCDPKNVAGLVAYEPEMWNTVAPILSEFPEIVSTVVYADSSERSSISSSISPSVYHFAGKSEGQPLRSKGRTEYFYPAAKSFKFATPFQPHFDYNMDMLSYTRNLTLLKGEMKSPIFDLEAIWDEHTWYEFADRSVEHTMSTMVQEPYVNHIPTLTGGVGRGKLTDFYRHNFIFNNSADTELELISRTIGIDRVVDEFIFKFTHDQELDWLLPGVPPTNKYAEIPFAAVVNIRGDRLYHEHISWDQGTALAQLGLLPEYLPFPGGNLQYKVPVAGVETAMKLRARNSVPSNEMFKFTTRPANSEGVNPEKVVPAVAENGVATVAN, encoded by the exons ATGTACGCAGACATCAGCAAACCCCCAGCTCCCCTTCCCCAGTCCGAATTGCAGACGATTGGAAGCGGTATTTCAACACTGTCACCTCTTTCTCGCCGAGGGGTTGGGCCAGGACTCATTCTTCTTGTCCCTTCAGTCGACAATGCGCTAGCAATTGAGGAAGGCGCCCCCGCACTGCCCCTGAAATGGGCTGAGGAGGGGTACACGGTCATTGCCATTCAGCCAACAGCGTTCGAGAGCGGTGCACGCGAGACTCTAGATCTTGCCATCCAAACATTCCGCAACAGTGATAAATGCGACCCAAAAAACGTGGCAGGTCTTGTTG CATACGAGCCAGAAATGTGGAATACAGTTGCGCCGATTCTATCTGAATTCCCAGAGATCGTGAGTACCGTGGTGTACGCAGATAGCTCAGAGAGGTCTTCGATCTCTAGTAGCATTTCACCCTCAGTCTATCACTTTGCTGGAAAATCCGAAGGGCAGCCCTTGCGGTCAAAGGGTCGAACAGAATACTTTTACCCAGCAGCCAAATCCTTCAAATTCGCGACACCGTTCCAGCCGCACTTCGACTACAACATGGATATGCTCTCATACACTCGCAACCTGACTTTGCTGAAAGGCGAAATGAAAAGCCCTATTTTCGACTTGGAGGCTATCTGGGACGAGCATACTTGGTACGAGTTCGCCGATAGATCTGTGGAGCACACAATGAGCACAATGGTGCAGGAACCATATGTCAATCACATCCCAACG TTGACCGGTGGCGTTGGTCGCGGCAAGCTTACTGACTTTTATCGTCACAATTTCATCTTCAATAATTCAGCGGACACGGAATTGGAGCTTATTAGTCGGACCATTGGCATCGATCGTGTAGTCGATGAATTCATTTTCAAGTTCACACACGACCAGGAGCTTGACTGGCT CTTGCCAGGCGTTCCGCCAACCAACAAGTACGCGGAAATCCCGTTTGCTGCGGTTGTCAACATCCGAGGTGATCGCCTGTATCACGAGCATATAAGCTGGGATCAAGGTACAGCCTTGGCTCAATTGGGCCTCCTTCCGGAGTACCTCCCTTTTCCAGGGGGTAATCTCCAGTACAAGGTTCCCGTTGCAGGCGTGGAGACAGCCATGAAGTTGAGAGCACGAAATTCTGTTCCGTCAAACGAGATGTTCAAGTTCACAACTCGCCCCGCAAACAGCGAAGGAGTGAATCCAGAGAAAGTGGTTCCGGCTGTAGCCGAAAACGGTGTGGCAACAGTTGCAAATTAA
- a CDS encoding short-chain dehydrogenase has product MTKSQITVPITQAPPYKVHEGKTAVITGGARSIGAAIAQNLASKGANVVLIYLTESSDEPAKALAEQLAKAHNVEAIPVRADFSTPDGCSKIVDVVKNDMPPSAKTGKPQVDILVNCAARFHAMPLEAVNVEDFHKVYSINVLGPILLTQAIKPLLPTDRSGRIVNVSSVGSKVGLEYLTLYGGSKGALEAMTRTWARELKEHCTVNSCNPSSTMTDMLRGASEDAKQAISSWYPLTPLCGIREWDSDEQKEMAEKYGGRAGYAEEIAGIVGMICSPESGWMTGCLVSANGGQWMAS; this is encoded by the exons ATGACCAAATCACAGATCACCGTTCCCATTACTCAGGCCCCTCCATACAAAGTTCATGAGGGCAAGACGGCCGTCATTACGGGTGGTGCAAGGA GTATTGGTGCCGCCATTGCTCAGAACCTCGCCTCCAAAGGCGCCAATGTCGTGCTCATTTATCTGACCGAGTCTTCTGACGAGCCTGCCAAAGCTCTCGCTGAGCAACTGGCAAAGGCACACAACGTCGAGGCCATTCCCGTCCGTGCCGACTTCAGTACACCCGATGGCTGCTCCAAGATTGTCGATGTTGTAAAGAATGACATGCCGCCCAGCGCCAAGACAGGCAAGCCGCAGGTCGACATACTGGTCAACTGCGCCGCTCGCTTCCACGCCATGCCTCTTGAAGCCGTCAACGTTGAGGACTTCCACAAGGTCTACTCTATCAACGTCCTTGGACCCATCCTGCTCACGCAGGCAATCAAGCCCCTTCTGCCCACCGACCGCTCGGGCCGCATCGTCAATGTGTCAAGCGTCGGTTCCAAGGTTGGACTCGAGTACCTGACCCTGTACGGCGGCAGCAAGGGCGCCCTTGAGGCCATGACGCGCACATGGGCACGCGAGCTCAAGGAGCACTGCACCGTCAACTCTTGCAACCCCAGCTCCACCATGACGGACATGCTCCGAGGTGCCTCTGAGGATGCGAAGCAAGCCATTTCATCGTGGTACCCTCTTACACCGCTGTGTGGAATCCGAGAATGGGACTCGGATGAACAGAAGGAAATGGCTGAGAAATACGGCGGACGTGCTGGCTACGCTGAGGAGATTGCTGGCATTGTTGGCATGATTTGCTCCCCGGAGAGCGGATGGATGACGGGATGCCTGGTCAGTGCCAACGGCGGCCAGTGGATGGCTAGTTAA